The Pan paniscus chromosome 22, NHGRI_mPanPan1-v2.0_pri, whole genome shotgun sequence genome has a segment encoding these proteins:
- the TIAM1 gene encoding rho guanine nucleotide exchange factor TIAM1 isoform X2, producing the protein MMSALWKIKRKPRIENNDKSGDSMYRTLHLSTEQVAAFCRSLHEMNPSDQSPSPQDSTGPQLATMRQLSDADKLRKVICELLETERTYVKDLNCLMERYLKPLQKETFLTQDELDVLFGNLTEMVEFQVEFLKTLEDGVRLVPDLEKLEKVDQFKKVLFSLGGSFLYYADRFKLYSAFCASHTKVPKVLVKAKTDTAFKAFLDAQNPKQQHSSTLESYLIKPIQRILKYPLLLRELFALTDVESEEHYHLDVAIKTMNKVASHINEMQKIHEEFGAVFDQLIAEQTGEKKEVADLSMGDLLLHTTVIWLNPPASLGKWKKEPELAAFVFKTAVVLVYKDGSKQKKKLVGSHRLSIYEDWDPFRFRHMIPTEALQVRALASADAEANAVCEIVHVKSESEGRPERVFHLCCSSPESRKDFLKAVHSILRDKHRRQLLKTESLPSSQQYVPFGGKRLCALKGARPAMSRAVSAPSKSLGRRRRRLARNRFTIDSDAVSASSPEKESQQPPGGGDTDRWVEEQFDLAQYEEQDDIKETDILSDDDEFCESVKGASVDRDLQERLQATSISQRERGRKTLDSHASRMAQLKKQAALSGINGGLESASEEVIWVRREDFAPSRKLNTEI; encoded by the exons ATGATGTCTGCACTGTGGAAAATAAAGCGCAAGCCCAGGATTGAAAACAATGACAAGTCCGGTGACTCTATGTATCGAACACTTCATCTG AGTACAGAACAGGTGGCCGCATTTTGCCGCAGTTTGCATGAGATGAACCCCTCTGACCAGAGCCCATCTCCTCAGGACTCCACGGGGCCTCAGCTGGCGACCATGAGACAACTCTCGGATGCAGATAAGCTGCGCAAGGTGATCTGCGAGCTCCTGGAGACGGAGCGCACCTACGTGAag GATTTAAACTGTCTTATGGAGAGATACCTAAAGCCTCTTCAAAAAGAAACTTTTCTCACCCAGGATGAG CTTGACGTGCTTTTTGGAAATTTAACGGAAATGGTAGAGTTTCAAGTAGAATTCCTTAAAACTCTAGAAGATGGAGTGAGACTGGTACCTGATTTGGAAAAGCTTGAGAAGGTTGATCAATTTAAG AAAGTGCTGTTCTCTCTGGGGGGATCATTCCTGTATTACGCTGACCGCTTCAAGCTCTACAGTGCCTTCTGCGCCAGCCACACAAAAGTTCCCAAGGTCCTGGTGAAAG CCAAGACAGACACGGCTTTCAAGGCGTTCTTGGATGCCCAGAACCCGAAGCAGCAGCACTCATCCACGCTGGAGTCGTACCTCATCAAGCCCATCCAGAGGATCCTCAAGTACCCACTTCTGCTCAGGGAGCTGTTCGCCCTGACCGATGTGGAGAGCGAGGAGCACTACCACCTGGACG TGGCCATCAAGACCATGAACAAGGTTGCCAGTCACATCAATGAGATGCAGAAAATCCATGAAGAGTTTGGGGCTGTGTTTGACCAGCTGATCGCTGAACAGACTGGTGAGAAAAAAGAG GTTGCAGATCTGAGCATGGGAGACCTGCTTTTGCACACCACCGTGATCTGGCTGAACCCGCCGGCCTCGCTGGGCAAGTGGAAAAAGGAACCAGAGTTGGCAGCATTCG tcttCAAAACTGCTGTGGTCCTTGTGTATAAAGATGGTTccaaacagaagaagaaactt GTAGGATCGCACAGGCTTTCCATTTATGAGGACTGGGACCCCTTCAGATTTCGACACATGATCCCCACGGAAGCGCTGCAGGTTCGAGCTTTGGCGAGTGCAG atgCAGAGGCAAATGCCGTGTGTGAAATTGTCCATGTAAAATCCGAGTCTGAAGGGAGGCCGGAGAGGGTCTTCCACTTGTGCTGCAG CTCCCCAGAGAGCCGAAAGGATTTCCTAAAGGCTGTGCATTCAATCCTGCGCGATAAGCACAGAAGACAGCTCCTCAAAACCGAGAGCCTTCCCTCATCCCAGCAATATGTCCCTTTTGGAGGCAAAAGATTGTGTGCACTGAAGGGGGCCAGGCCGGCCATGAGCAGGGCAG tgtctGCCCCAAGCAAGTCTcttgggaggaggaggcggcggctGGCTCGAAACAGGTTTACCATTGATTCTGATGCCGTCTCCGCAAGCAGCCCGGAGAAAGAGTCCCAGCAGCCCCCCGGTGGTGGGGACACTGACCGATGGGTAGAGGAGCAGTTTGATCTTGCTCAGTATGAGGAGCAAGATGACATCAAGGAGACAGACATCCTCAGTGACGATGATGAGTTCTGTGAGTCCGTGAAGGGCGCCTCAGTGGACAGAGACCTGCAGGAGCGGCTTCAGGCCACCTCCATCAGTCAGCGGGAAAGAGGCCGGAAAACCCTGGATAGTCACGCGTCCCGCATGGCACAGCTCAAGAAGCAAGCTGCCCTGTCGGGGATCAATGGAGGCCTGGAGAGCGCAAGCGAGGAAGTCATTTGGGTTAGGCGCGAAGACTTTGCCCCCTCCAGGAAACTGAACACTGAGATCTGA